Within Butyrivibrio fibrisolvens, the genomic segment CTCCCTATAGGTGACTGATCTATATTTATAACCTTGTCAAGCTGTTCAAGCCCTTCTATAGCCCTGTGATCCCCAGGTATGCAGCGTGCTCTGTTAAGGCTCTTAGCAAGATGTTTGTATAAGATCTCATTAACAAGTGAACTCTTACCTGAACCCGATACACCTGTCACTACTGTAAGTACCCCAAGAGGGAACTTAACATCAATATCTTTAAGGTTATGCTCTCTTGCGCCCTTAACGTCCAGCCATCCCGTAGGTTTTCTTCGAACAGAAGGAACCGGAATAGTCTTGGCTCCGGATAGATACTGACCTGTAATAGAATCAGGATTGTTCATGATATCCTCGGCTGTACCGGTAGCTACTATGCGTCCGCCATGCGATCCGGCGCCCGGGCCTACATCTACAATATAATCAGCTTCTCTCATAGTATCCTCATCATGTTCTACTACGATGAGAGTATTACCAAGATCACGAAGATTCTTAAGTGTATTAAGAAGCTTATCATTGTCCCTTTGGTGAAGACCTATACTGGGCTCATCAAGTATATAGCACACTCCGCACAGTCCTGATCCAATCTGGGTTGCCAGTCTGATACGCTGAGCCTCTCCGCCGGAAAGAGTTCCTGTAGCTCTTGAAAGCGACAGATAGTCAAGGCCTACATCTACAAGAAATCCAACTCTTGCTCTTATCTCTTTGAGCAGCTGAGCACCTATAAGCTCCTGCTGCCTTGAAAGAGACAGATTCTCAAGATATTTGTGAAGATCTTCAATCGATATAGAAGTTATCTCATAGATATTCCTGCCATCAACAGTTACAGCAAGTGATTCTGGGCGGAGCCTTTGACCCTTGCAGGCTGTACATGGTGTGATAGTCATATACTCTTCATATTCTGCCTTGGCAGTCTCAGATGCAGTCTCTCTGTAACGCTGCTCGACATTTTTTATAAGACCATCAAATAAGATAGGATAATCGCCCTCACCTCTCTGGCCCTTGTAATGCACATTGACTGTCTTATCTGCTCCATATATAAGAACATCATGAATCTTCTTAGGATACTTCTCAAAAGGAGTATCAAGGTCGAATCCATAAGCCTTGGCAAGAGCTCTTAATGTTGCATTGGCAAAGCTTCCTTCCTTGTTGCAGGACTGCCATCCCATAACCTGAATAGCTCCTTCATTTATAGAAAGAGACTTATCCGGGATCATAAGGTCTTCGTCAAACTCCATCTTGTATCCAAGACCGGAACACTCCGGACATGCACCATATGGATTATTGAAAGAAAAGCTCCTAGGCTCAATCTCAGGAATTGATATTCCGCAATCAGGACATGCGAAATTCTGGGAGAAGTTGATCTCTTTATCTCCTATCACATCAACTACCAGTAGTCCCTCTGCCAAAGACAGCGCTGTTTCTATAGAATCTGTAAGACGACCTCTTATGCTCTGAGGATCCTCCTTGACTACAAGTCTGTCTACTATGATCTCAATATTGTGCTTGATATTCTTATCAAGACTGATATCTTCTGACAGATCATACTGATTGCCATCGATCCTGATACGTACATAGCCGCCCTTCTTGGCTCTCTCGATGACCTTCTCATGCATACCCTTCCTGCCTCTTACAACAGGTGCCAAGATCTGAATCTTACTTCCTACAGGTAGTGAGAGAATCTGATCTGCCATCTCATCAACACTCTGACGCCTTATCTCCCTTCCGCAGTTAGGACAATGCGGAATACCTATCCTAGCGTATAAAAGTCTGAAATAATCATATATCTCTGTAACAGTACCTACTGTAGAACGAGGGTTTCTATTGGTTGATTTCTGATCAATAGAAATAGTAGGTGACAGACCTTCTATCTTCTCAACATCAGGCTTGTCCATCTGTCCAAGGAACATCCTTGCATAAGAAGAGAGTGACTCCATATATCTTCTCTGTCCTTCTGCAAAAATAGTATCGAAAGCAAGAGAAGACTTACCAGAGCCTGAAAGCCCTGTAAATACAGTAAGTGTCCCCCTCGGGATATTAACATCTACCCCTTTTAAATTGTGCTCATTGGCATGACGCACCCTTATATAATCATGTATATCTACAGGAAGAGGACGCCTTCCTGTGGTATTAGTCTTGGAAAAATGAGATTTCTTCTCGGCATTTCCTTGTTCTTTAACCTTTTTTCAGACATAATCCTTATTTCCTTTTTAAAAAATCGAAGCTTAAATTTTTAACAATATAATTGTCTTTATTTGCGTAGCAAAATCATTGTATCATAGCATTTAAAATTCTAAAATCCTTTTATGAAAATTTCAGACTTTTGCAACGGCCCCACGTCTTTGCTACAATAAAAATGCTAATACTAATTATAACTTAAATTTCCAACCCTAGCGGCGTGGTATCTAAGTTCGTAACACACAACCCCAAAGAATATCGGAGTAAACATGGACAAATTCAAGCTTGTAAGTACTTTTAAGCCTACCGGCGATCAGCCACAGGCTATAGAGAAACTGGTCCAGGGATTTAAGGACGGCAACCAGTTTGAAACCCTCCTTGGCGTAACAGGTTCCGGCAAGACCTTCACCATGGCCAATATAATAGCTGCCCTTAATAAGCCAACCCTAATCATATCTCACAATAAAACCCTTGCCGGTCAGCTCTATGGTGAGATGAAAGAGTTTTTCCCTGAAAATGCAGTTGAATATTTTGTATCCTACTACGATTACTACCAGCCAGAGGCATATGTACCGCAGACGGATACTTATATAGCCAAGGACTCTTCTATAAATGATGAGATAGATAAATTAAGACTTTCTGCAACAGCATCTCTTGCCGAAAGAAACGATGTCATAGTCGTAGCATCTGTTTCCTGCATATACGGCCTTGGAAGCCCTGACGAATTCAAAGGTATGTCTATATCCTTAAGACCCGGCATGTCCAAAGACAGAGATGATGTCATCAAAGACCTTATAGCAATACAGTATCAGCGCAACGATATGGATTTATCCCGTTGTAACTTCCGTGTACACGGCGATGTAGTAGAGGTATTCCCTGCCAATGCCGACGACTACCTTATAAGGATCGAGTTCTTCGGTGATGAGATTGACAGGATATGCGAAGTCGAACCACTTTCAGGCAAGGTAACTCACGAGCTCGAGCACGTTATGATATACCCTGCTTCCCACTATGTTGTCCCTCAGGAGAAGATCAACAGGGCATGTGAGAATATAGAAAAAGAGCTTGAAGATCAGGTCCGCTTCTTTAAAGGTGAAGACAAGCTTATAGAAGCTCAGCGTATAGCTGAAAGGACCAACTTCGATATTGAGATGATGAGGGAGACAGGTTTTTGCTCAGGAATTGAGAACTACTCAAGGCATCTTAATTTTATGGCACCAGGGGAGCCGCCTCTTACACTTATGGATTTCTTCCCAAGAGACTTCCTAATAATCGTGGACGAATCTCACATGTCTATCCCACAGATAGGCGCTATGTATCACGGCGACAGAAGCAGAAAAGAAACTCTTGTCAATTATGGTTTCAGACTTCCATCCGCTCTTGATAACAGGCCTCTGAACTTCGAAGAGTTTGAAGCAAGGATCGACCAGATGCTCTTCTGCTCAGCCACCCCCGGTAAATACGAACAGGAGCACGAGCTACTAAGAGCCGAACAAGTCATAAGACCAACAGGTCTTCTGGATCCCGAAGTTGACGTAAGACCTACTGAAGGTCAGATAGATGATCTCCTTGCAGAGATAAGAAAAGAAACCGGCAACAAGAATAAGGTTCTTGTAACTACGCTCACAAAGCGTATGGCAGAAGATCTTACAGAATACCTTGCTGAAAATGGCGTAAGAGTCAAATATCTCCACTCTGATATAGATACACTGGAACGAGCTGAGATCATCAGGGATATGCGTCTTGATGTATTTGATGTACTAGTCGGCATCAACCTGCTTAGAGAGGGTCTTGATATCCCTGAGATAACTCTTGTAGCTATCCTGGATGCAGACAAGGAAGGATTCCTTAGATCAGAAACCTCTCTTGTACAGACCATAGGACGAGCTGCCAGAAATTCAGAAGGCCATGTAATCATGTATGCCGACAATATGACAGAGTCTATGCAAAATGCCATAGATGAGACCAACAGACGTCGTGAGATACAGATGAAATACAATAAGGAACATGGTATCACTCCTCAGACTATCAAGAAAGCTGTTCGTGACCTTATCGCTATAACCAAGGAGATCACCAAAGAAGAAGTCAAGTTTGAGAAAGATCCTGAATCTATGAGCCGAGACGAACTTGAAAAGCTCATTGGCAAGGTTCAAAAGAAGATGAAAAAAGCAGCTGCAGAACTCGATTTCGAGACCGCTGCTGCTCTTAGAGACCAGATGCTATCACTAAAAACTCATCTTAACGAGCTTACAGGTGGAGTATGATTTACAATTACCGGCTCAAACTTCGAGGCTGCCACACTGTTCTAAGTGCATAGTTTGAATTACTGAAACAGTTTTTAATAATAGTTAGAAACGGTATATTTAGAAGAATCACTCATCTAAATATACCGTTTTTTATTTCATATAGTTTATTTCAAATAGTTGATTTTATAACCTTTTTCCAGGCTTATTTTTATAACCTTATCTTTTATAACCTATCATTTTAGCAGTTCAAGCGCCTTATCAAGCTGATTGTCAATTCCTTTCTCAGCAGCCTCAGCATCGTACTCGATCACAACATCCGGATCTATGCCTGTTCCATGGATGTTGACTCCATTTGGTGTATAGTACTTACTTACAGTAAGCTTAACAGCTGTTCCATCGCTAAAAGGAATTATCCTTTGAACGATTCCTTTACCAAAGGTTGTAGTTCCAACAAGAACACCTTTTTCATAATCTTTGATAGCACCAGCCAGAATCTCTGATGCACTTGCAGAGTATTCGTTTACAAGAACCGCCATTGGAACATCGATCTCGTTTTCGCCATCACAGTCATAATCTACTCTGTTACCATCTTTATCAACTGTATAAACTATTGTTCCCTTAGGAAGAAGCATATTGGCTATCTCACATACAGTATCAAGATTGCCGCCCGGGTTAGATCTTAGATCTATCACAAGGCCCTTCATGCCCTGACCTTTCAGAGTTGCAAGAGCTTCTGCAAACTGATCACTGGTTACAGAGTCGAACTCTTTGATCTGTATATATCCAATGTTGCCATCTTTCATCTCATAATTAACAGTTGGAGTTTCTATCTGACGTCTTTCGACTTCTATATCAAGATAATCAGACTCACCCTGTCTTACTACTGTAAGGACAACAGTTGTATGCTCTTCTCCCTTGACCTTACTGATAAACTCTTCAAGCTCCATTGATTCTGTGAGCTCTCCGTCTACTTTATAACAGATATCACCATCTTTGAGGCCTGCTTCCTGAGCAGGTGATCCATCCATAACTCCTGCTATCACAGGAAGTCCTGTTGTAGCATCAGTGCTTATATATGCGCCGATTCCATAATAGATACCATTGGTATCTTCCATAAGAGCATTGAGCTCTTCTTCTGTATAATATACAGAATATACATCCCCAAGGCTATCCAGCATTCCTTCATACATGCCGTCTTCAAGAGTCTTGGTTGATACATTTTCGGAATCTATATAGTATGTATCTATCGTCTGCTCAAGTAGCTGGAGCTTAGCCATTGTATCATCATTGACTACAGATTCATGGTCATCTTCCTGAAAAGCGCCGTCTTCAGAAGCTGACTCATCTTCATTTGAATCTGTCTTCGAGCTGCTTCTATTATTGGCCTGCTCAAGTGTACCTATAGTTATCGTTGACGGATTATTTCTAACAAGGGCATAGCTTACCCCAAATACGCAGGTGCTTATAAATGCACCGGCTATTACTCCAAGAAAAAATGTTCCCCAGCTAAATTTTTTCCCTGTTTCAGGTGGAACTGTTCCATCTGTATCATGATCACTTTGATACAGATCATGATCTTCAAATTTGTTGTCTTCCATTTTCAATAAAACCTTTCTATACTTTCCTTTTATTTCAAATAATTCCAAGGACTTACATAAGACCCGTTAAGGCGCACACCAAAATGAAGATGCGGGCCTGTGGATCTTCCTGTAGATCCTACTGCAGCTATATTCTGTCCTGCAGATACTTCCTGACCTGTAGATACATACAAGGCAGATGCATGCATATAGATGGTATAAAGTCCATCGCCATGATCTATCATGATATAATTGCCCATGGAGCTTGAATATGCAGCAGCTACAACAGTTCCGCTATAGGCCGCCAGTATACTGGATCCTGTAGGAGCTGCAAGGTCTATACCATTATGCATCTTCTGAACACCAAGTGTAGGATGCATTCTCATACCATAATCATCAGAGATTCTGGTATAAGCAGGACACGGCCAGGTGAACATACCGCCATCATAAGTCCTTTTGCTCTGATTTGCAAGCTTAGCTTTATCAGCCTCTACAGCCTTTTCAAGAGCAGCAATAGTCTCATTTTCCTCTGCAATCTGAGCCTCATATTCTTTTATTGCAGCTTCCTTGTCAGAAATATCTGCGTTGACAGCCGAAAGCTGTGTCTGTTTTTCTGCAAGAAGAGCTTCCATACTAGCCTGCTCAGCCTCTACATCTGCTTTGGCTTCTTCAAGCGTTGCCTGTTCTTCTTCAAGAGCACTTTGAGTCAGCGCTATAAGCTGTGTGGTCAGTATGTATTCCTGAAGCTTTTGATTATCATACGCGGATATTTCAGATATATACTCTGCCTTATTAAGCATGTCCGCATAGCTATCAGACTCTATCAGAAGTTCCAACAGGTATGTATCGCCTCGCTCATACATGAACCTGATTCTTTCCTTCATGGATTCATACTGCTTTTGCTGCTGCTCTTTGGCAGCTTCCAGTTCCTTTTTAGTCTCCTCTATCTCAGCCTCTTTATCAGTTATCTGCTGCTCCAAGGCATCAATATTAGCCTGCATATCTGACAGTGAAGCATCAAGCTGCGTAATATATTCATTGAGATTATTCTTATCTTTCTCAAGCTCTTTTTTGACAGTCTCTATATCAGTAAGAGACGATTTCATCTGGTCACGCTCTTTTTTTGCTTCGTTTATCTGATCTTCCTTTTCTTTGATACTTTCCTGCGTGACTTCTGCATAGCTTTTAATGGCGAGGTTATCACTAAACATTGTAATGCACAGTGTCACCATTACCATGAGTGCCACTAACTTGCGGAAGATTCTTTTTTTCCAAAAATGTCTTATCCTTATCAAGTAATGTTCCCCCAAAGCTTATAAAAAAATCCGTTGCAAGGACGGGAATAAATCGTCGGGTCCGGCAATACCAAACAAGCGAACCCTAAGATCAAAACCAATCACACCCCTCAACGGATCTTACAGATTAATGAACTTATACACTAAGATGTCTGCGCACAGTGAATGCACTACCAAAGAAGCCAATACCTACTCCGATCAGCACTGAAATCGGAACAAGTGATTCATAAATATGCTGGACCGGCAAGAATGTCAGCAAGTTACTGAGTATAGAATAATGTGTTGTAATATACTCAACAACTTTATTATACAAAAAGTAAATAACGATAAGCGGAATAATAGATCCTATAATACCAATGAGAATACCCTCGATAACAAATGGCGCTCTGACAAAATAGTCAGTAGCACCTATGTATTTGGCAATAGTAATCTCTGATTTTCTTACTGATATACCTATCGTAACAGTATTACTTATAAGGAATACCGATACGCAAAGTAGTATCAATATGATTCCAACTGATATAAGAGCTATAAGCTTATTCATGCCACTAAGCGTAGAAGCTGTAATCTCTGATCTTCTGACTTCTCTTACAATATCCTGGTGACTTTCAAGATATGTGACAAGCGAAGGCTGAAGAGATACATCTGTCATATAAATCTGAAGATTGGCAGAATCTGCAAGAGGGTTTTCTGTAAAACCATCAGCATATTCTCCGAGATAATCTGTCTTAAAGCTCTCCCATGCCGCCTCAGCTGAGATATATTCTACCTTGCTGACCTCAGTTCTGTTCTGAATAGAGGACTGAAAAGCAAGTATCTGTTCTTCTGTAGTACCCTGTTTAAAAAATACTGTTACTGAAACGCCTTCCTCAGCTGTCTTAACAATATTTGAAAAGTTAACAATTATCGAATAGAACATGCCAAGAAGGAAGAGACACGCAGCTATTGTTGCGATGGATGCAAGTGTATACCAGCGGTTTCTTGTCAGGTTACGGAAGCCCTGGCCTATTGTATAGAAAAAAGTACTAAAAATCCTCATCATCGATATATACGCCCTTCTCAGCGTCGTCAACTATGACGCCTTTTTTCATTGTAATAACACGCTTCTGCATTGCATTAACGATCTCACGGTTATGAGTAACCATAACTATGGTCGTTCCATTTTCATTGATCTTCTCAAGCAGCTTCATGATCTCCCATGAAGTATTGGGATCAAGATTACCAGTAGGCTCATCCGCAAGAAGGATAGTTGGTTTATTAACAAGTGCTCTAGCAAGCGCAACACGCTGCTGCTCACCTCCGGAGAGCTGAGTTACTTTATTTTTATATTTGCCGGCAAGACCAACTGTTGCCAGAATCTTTGGTACATTTCTGCGAATCTCACTTCCCGGTTTCTGGATGATATGCTGGGCAAATGCCACATTCTCATATACGTTCCTATCAGGAAGCAGTCTGAAATCCTGGAATACTATGCCGAGATTACGGCGGAACTTCGGTATCTTACGATGCCTTATATGATTCAGGTTGTATCCCATTACCGTGATATCACCCTCTGTAGCAGTGAGCTCACGTAGAAGAAGCTTTATAAGTGTAGACTTACCTGAACCGGAATCTCCTACTATAAATACAAATTCGCCCTTTTTGATGTGAAGTGAGATTCCATCAAGGGCCGGAGATCCGGTTGTATAGGATTTAGTCACATTCTCAAGTGTTATTATTTCATCGCTGGGGATTCGTCTCCTCTTTCTCCGCGCTTTTTCCATCCATAGTCCTTCCCATAAGTCCCGCAGCTTCTACTCGCCATATGCAAACGGACTTATTATTTAATATTCAAACTTTTCCATGTATTTCATGTATTTAACAACCATAAGTGCGATCTTGAAAGTAATAGCATCTTCAAAGATACGAAGATCAAGTCCTGTACTCTTCTGAAGCTTGTCCAGACGATATACAAGAGTATTACGATGTATGAAAAGCTGTCTTGATGTTTCGGATACGTTAAGGTTATTCTCAAAGAATTTATCGATAGTAACAAGAGTCTCTTCATCAAAATCATCAGGATTCTTGCCACCAAAAATCTCTTTAATGAACATCTTGCAAAGAGGTATAGGCAGCTGATATATAAGTCTTCCTATTCCAAGTTCACCATAGCTTATTACTTTACGGCCTTCGAAGAAGATCTTGCCGACATCAAGAGCCATCTTGGCTTCCTTGTAGGAACGGCTGACTTCCTTGATCTCTTTGACTGTAGTACCTACAGCAATACGCACTCCCTTAAGGCCATCCTTCTCGAGTTCCTGAGCAAGGCCTGATGCAAACTTACTGATCTCAGATGGAGAGTCCATAGATGACACATCCTTGACGATGATGACATTATCCTCATCTACTTCTGTAACGAAGTCATCGCCTGTAGAGCCAATATGAGTCCTTGTAATCTCAAGCGCTCCTGCATCTCTTCCATTGTCAGACTCCATGATCATAGTAACTCTAGGAGAATCAGACTGAATATGAAGCTTCTTGGCACGTGAATAGATATCAACAAGCAGCAGGTTATCAAGAAGGAGGTTCTTGATGAAGTTGTCCTTGTCAAAACGCTCTTTATAGGCTACAAGCAAGCTCTGAAGCTGGAATGCAATCATCTTGCCCAGCATATAGATATTCTCACCGCTACCCTTTGCGATCAGAATATATTCAAGCTGCTGCTCATCATATATTTTAAAATACTGCTGACCCTGAATTTCCTGAGAATCTGCAGGAGATGCTACAAACTCTCTTGCGGAAACAGATACATCTGCTGCCTCTGCCAGTGTAGATGCAACCTCTTTGCCGTCGACATCAAGTACGCAAAGCTCAACATGAGCGATGTTCTTAAGGCCGTCAATAGTATTCTGTAATATCTGATTTGAAATCATTTATGAAGTGCCCCTTTCATTTCACAAGATTGGATATTTGCCCCCTTGCTATATTGTAAAGCACTTTAGTGAAAAAATCCATAATTACATAGCGATTTTTTGTGAATAATTAATAGCTAACGCGCCTTTTTATCAATTGGGGGTGTGAAAAGCAATTTAAGTCCTATAAAATTGCACAAAAAAATTATTATATATCATTTTTCACACTTTCGTGTCCGATATTTATAATAAGATACAGACGATTATGCCTGTGTCATTACCACACAAGGAGGTGAGGTGTATATGGATATTGCATCACTATCTACCGCGCTATCCATGAGCAAACTTCAAAACGACTTTGGCGTAGCGATGTTTGCAAAACAGCTGGATACCTATCAAGACATGGGAGCAGCAATGACGCAGTCCCTCGACGAAATAGGTAAACAGATGGAATTATCTGTCAACCCCGGTGTAGGCAGCAATATTGACCTTTCTGTATGATAATATCATCAAAAGTCAGTAAAGCGTAGGCACGGCAACAATTGTTGCCGTGCTTTTTTGTTTATTAGTCAGCTTTATCAGTCTTTCTTATTCCTCTTTCGAAGATCTCGATCTTACCTTCTTTAAGAAGTCTTCCAACTGCACGTTTAAATTCATTTTTGCTCATTGACATCTTGTCCCTTATTATATCAGGGCTTGCCTTATCGGTAAAAGGAAGCACTCCGTTATAAGCATCGATTTCTTCCAGGATCTTCTTTGCATCTATATCCATCTGTTCGAGAGTCTTCTCTCTGATGCTAAGAGTGAGCTTGCCATCATCTCTTACTGATATGACTCTGGCTCCCACGATATCTCCTATCTGTATGTCGCCATACAGTTCCTTTTTAGGAATAAGCGCCGAATACTTATCATCTATAGCT encodes:
- the uvrA gene encoding excinuclease ABC subunit UvrA — its product is MHDYIRVRHANEHNLKGVDVNIPRGTLTVFTGLSGSGKSSLAFDTIFAEGQRRYMESLSSYARMFLGQMDKPDVEKIEGLSPTISIDQKSTNRNPRSTVGTVTEIYDYFRLLYARIGIPHCPNCGREIRRQSVDEMADQILSLPVGSKIQILAPVVRGRKGMHEKVIERAKKGGYVRIRIDGNQYDLSEDISLDKNIKHNIEIIVDRLVVKEDPQSIRGRLTDSIETALSLAEGLLVVDVIGDKEINFSQNFACPDCGISIPEIEPRSFSFNNPYGACPECSGLGYKMEFDEDLMIPDKSLSINEGAIQVMGWQSCNKEGSFANATLRALAKAYGFDLDTPFEKYPKKIHDVLIYGADKTVNVHYKGQRGEGDYPILFDGLIKNVEQRYRETASETAKAEYEEYMTITPCTACKGQRLRPESLAVTVDGRNIYEITSISIEDLHKYLENLSLSRQQELIGAQLLKEIRARVGFLVDVGLDYLSLSRATGTLSGGEAQRIRLATQIGSGLCGVCYILDEPSIGLHQRDNDKLLNTLKNLRDLGNTLIVVEHDEDTMREADYIVDVGPGAGSHGGRIVATGTAEDIMNNPDSITGQYLSGAKTIPVPSVRRKPTGWLDVKGAREHNLKDIDVKFPLGVLTVVTGVSGSGKSSLVNEILYKHLAKSLNRARCIPGDHRAIEGLEQLDKVINIDQSPIGRTPRSNPATYTGVFDLIRDLFAGTPDAKAKGYAKGRFSFNVKGGRCEACSGDGIVKIEMHFLPDVYVPCEVCGGKRYNRETLEVRYKGKNIYDVLDMTVEEALEFFKNVPKIHKKIQTLYDVGLGYVKLGQPSTELSGGEAQRIKLATELSRTSTGKTIYILDEPTTGLHFADVAKLVDILQKLVEQGNSVVVIEHNLDVIKTADYIIDLGPEGGAKGGTIVAKGTPEQVAKVKESYTGHYIAKMLK
- the uvrB gene encoding excinuclease ABC subunit UvrB, whose protein sequence is MDKFKLVSTFKPTGDQPQAIEKLVQGFKDGNQFETLLGVTGSGKTFTMANIIAALNKPTLIISHNKTLAGQLYGEMKEFFPENAVEYFVSYYDYYQPEAYVPQTDTYIAKDSSINDEIDKLRLSATASLAERNDVIVVASVSCIYGLGSPDEFKGMSISLRPGMSKDRDDVIKDLIAIQYQRNDMDLSRCNFRVHGDVVEVFPANADDYLIRIEFFGDEIDRICEVEPLSGKVTHELEHVMIYPASHYVVPQEKINRACENIEKELEDQVRFFKGEDKLIEAQRIAERTNFDIEMMRETGFCSGIENYSRHLNFMAPGEPPLTLMDFFPRDFLIIVDESHMSIPQIGAMYHGDRSRKETLVNYGFRLPSALDNRPLNFEEFEARIDQMLFCSATPGKYEQEHELLRAEQVIRPTGLLDPEVDVRPTEGQIDDLLAEIRKETGNKNKVLVTTLTKRMAEDLTEYLAENGVRVKYLHSDIDTLERAEIIRDMRLDVFDVLVGINLLREGLDIPEITLVAILDADKEGFLRSETSLVQTIGRAARNSEGHVIMYADNMTESMQNAIDETNRRREIQMKYNKEHGITPQTIKKAVRDLIAITKEITKEEVKFEKDPESMSRDELEKLIGKVQKKMKKAAAELDFETAAALRDQMLSLKTHLNELTGGV
- a CDS encoding S41 family peptidase; protein product: MEDNKFEDHDLYQSDHDTDGTVPPETGKKFSWGTFFLGVIAGAFISTCVFGVSYALVRNNPSTITIGTLEQANNRSSSKTDSNEDESASEDGAFQEDDHESVVNDDTMAKLQLLEQTIDTYYIDSENVSTKTLEDGMYEGMLDSLGDVYSVYYTEEELNALMEDTNGIYYGIGAYISTDATTGLPVIAGVMDGSPAQEAGLKDGDICYKVDGELTESMELEEFISKVKGEEHTTVVLTVVRQGESDYLDIEVERRQIETPTVNYEMKDGNIGYIQIKEFDSVTSDQFAEALATLKGQGMKGLVIDLRSNPGGNLDTVCEIANMLLPKGTIVYTVDKDGNRVDYDCDGENEIDVPMAVLVNEYSASASEILAGAIKDYEKGVLVGTTTFGKGIVQRIIPFSDGTAVKLTVSKYYTPNGVNIHGTGIDPDVVIEYDAEAAEKGIDNQLDKALELLK
- a CDS encoding murein hydrolase activator EnvC family protein encodes the protein MVMVTLCITMFSDNLAIKSYAEVTQESIKEKEDQINEAKKERDQMKSSLTDIETVKKELEKDKNNLNEYITQLDASLSDMQANIDALEQQITDKEAEIEETKKELEAAKEQQQKQYESMKERIRFMYERGDTYLLELLIESDSYADMLNKAEYISEISAYDNQKLQEYILTTQLIALTQSALEEEQATLEEAKADVEAEQASMEALLAEKQTQLSAVNADISDKEAAIKEYEAQIAEENETIAALEKAVEADKAKLANQSKRTYDGGMFTWPCPAYTRISDDYGMRMHPTLGVQKMHNGIDLAAPTGSSILAAYSGTVVAAAYSSSMGNYIMIDHGDGLYTIYMHASALYVSTGQEVSAGQNIAAVGSTGRSTGPHLHFGVRLNGSYVSPWNYLK
- the ftsX gene encoding permease-like cell division protein FtsX, which gives rise to MRIFSTFFYTIGQGFRNLTRNRWYTLASIATIAACLFLLGMFYSIIVNFSNIVKTAEEGVSVTVFFKQGTTEEQILAFQSSIQNRTEVSKVEYISAEAAWESFKTDYLGEYADGFTENPLADSANLQIYMTDVSLQPSLVTYLESHQDIVREVRRSEITASTLSGMNKLIALISVGIILILLCVSVFLISNTVTIGISVRKSEITIAKYIGATDYFVRAPFVIEGILIGIIGSIIPLIVIYFLYNKVVEYITTHYSILSNLLTFLPVQHIYESLVPISVLIGVGIGFFGSAFTVRRHLSV
- the ftsE gene encoding cell division ATP-binding protein FtsE is translated as MITLENVTKSYTTGSPALDGISLHIKKGEFVFIVGDSGSGKSTLIKLLLRELTATEGDITVMGYNLNHIRHRKIPKFRRNLGIVFQDFRLLPDRNVYENVAFAQHIIQKPGSEIRRNVPKILATVGLAGKYKNKVTQLSGGEQQRVALARALVNKPTILLADEPTGNLDPNTSWEIMKLLEKINENGTTIVMVTHNREIVNAMQKRVITMKKGVIVDDAEKGVYIDDEDF
- a CDS encoding PucR family transcriptional regulator: MISNQILQNTIDGLKNIAHVELCVLDVDGKEVASTLAEAADVSVSAREFVASPADSQEIQGQQYFKIYDEQQLEYILIAKGSGENIYMLGKMIAFQLQSLLVAYKERFDKDNFIKNLLLDNLLLVDIYSRAKKLHIQSDSPRVTMIMESDNGRDAGALEITRTHIGSTGDDFVTEVDEDNVIIVKDVSSMDSPSEISKFASGLAQELEKDGLKGVRIAVGTTVKEIKEVSRSYKEAKMALDVGKIFFEGRKVISYGELGIGRLIYQLPIPLCKMFIKEIFGGKNPDDFDEETLVTIDKFFENNLNVSETSRQLFIHRNTLVYRLDKLQKSTGLDLRIFEDAITFKIALMVVKYMKYMEKFEY
- a CDS encoding YjfB family protein → MDIASLSTALSMSKLQNDFGVAMFAKQLDTYQDMGAAMTQSLDEIGKQMELSVNPGVGSNIDLSV